A stretch of Pomacea canaliculata isolate SZHN2017 linkage group LG6, ASM307304v1, whole genome shotgun sequence DNA encodes these proteins:
- the LOC112566152 gene encoding proto-oncogene tyrosine-protein kinase ROS-like isoform X6 yields MFPSLLQPTAVSVDWLADRIYIASQRRIYSCPLDRDRCIVVLNNLKGSPTDIKVDPVNGYLYYAIPGKNQGLFRVDLASLPASSTFQPSQIIGYDDLWTFVVDFQNAQLYTPNASSDTVMSSFLDGSDIKNFREKVVKREFQNMRSMMYYDRAFFWTNGTIVWFEEFDPGFTQYRHNMMLFFYKSYCGLNLLHPKAQPTPVPLTSPSKVEVLFTPNRAQITWKPPQKLQYQGEGAWNHWKYDIEVKSGTKEDGNFVPYIQTAETEFLNYTADGLEYDTVYFVRIRAKSDAGTGPWSSYFVGRTMEKESVAVHVLLGVPGMIIEKDLNSLAHSSVVNFSSEARDLSWFGDLILWTTTGGDMFMFNRTNGEKTQLTNIRNAYCVAYDWLGKKIFWSEPKLGVIRRSDTKGLFPEFVYQAEARDISIDSVRGRVYWATTNSIDTAYLNGEDHMEIYSVQFFSGRQVISLVLNFDLNKVMWYVKGYDSQELYFADLIGIGGGSSQPVLVPERPAGSFHSISQLSGLQYYSHRLFWVDGVNSLVVGDLQCNYTSVVAPYNNVTSFSILHPSMQTFPVGKTEESILVIPGAIKSRSIRTVGSWSNFNLTWDAASTVNYGTLFYKLFLQIGRQQIHKTLKDAWYTVQGVSPYTQMVVSLQPYTYWGYAEPVTVSVRSPMSIPTEPQSPRVYVTQPKNANISSHLLAADFRWSSPLVSNGILSRHLVTYWQGNLMHLAETVEVSGSARHFILSPLEASEIYHFQVVACTDAGCSKSSQAVSAVTDAVKPVPMLMIAMPTGVFLSEFDSDLNATLVLPVASPSSLAYLAQDNRTFWIEKQSVLHVHQNSQQKELVEMSGLGSDLSLDWISRVLYVVEKEPNEGNSSIMGYYLDQDRYTTIITRNDSIGSVVSDPYTSTLLWTEIDKDGRGSLLALSLDTGDIYVVHSSYHRGSLPRKRATFASCSCVDLMNVLPAIAMDYTTKGQTEVVFMDATTNTIYVSDIVGCNCSIVFSSKSSPLASLPASLLAVDHMRVYWYNQREELLYSVNKSTDSKPRFQHLPRVQDIIAFGNHLQPLPDSVCLEPGAYAGTVQVLHVTNTSVQLGLERAKRPAQCGSISLPQDKYTVYYRKVVEARDGFVDCSAVPSDCLTKESYSTEIDLLELEPYTEYLIQVAVSNYYTEYMAEALSKPTNFTTKPGVPYAAEDVEAFSVTPEEIKVLWRPPRRLSGPASNVTYVIHYNTLTDQGQFIGKTENLAHDQAVNGAVNAILRDLKSNHIYNVKVQTCVTGRDMCNDSIVVHPRTFHTPGQIIFINATHEKLVLKWHSPPDNSIIRHNYEFVKVQEGQDDRWQQREIFPIFTQNDTDYVESFPNLEPNTRYQFRIMASYRTRPYPLYVWPKEQNQFIFKTMAWIPGKPSPPIARHLKTGAYEVMWEEPKDNGASIQSYILQFSAVNKSPWEIAYNGSERRWVVDESRTHPGVQYVFRVAAFNAKGWGPYSLNSTVFLAPPAVGSSILRDEMEVGIAVALCIIIVFIIVFIIAGIFCFRKRQIKKKKLLIRGPDTELATLRELPHSTFQQSNTLYGLSIIPTDEEIAKLPHVCREKLDLTQFLGSGAFGEVYEGVVHDVLPDRPGPVKCAVKTLRKSATELEKEEFLKEALLMKNFGHDHILGLLGVCLNNDPQFIIMELMEGGDLLTFLRSSRGSATSPPRLMLPDLVKICVHVAKGCNYLEDMHYVHRDLAARNCLVSTTDPRNMVVKIGDFGLARDIYKHDYYRKEGEGLLPVRWMSPESLVDGVFTTQSDIWAFGVLTWEVLTLGQQPYPARTNIEVLHFVRAGGKLERPEKCSDQMFALMQKCWSFTPDDRPCFSDLLQQLEEYRDQCDEMSAAEIALLSPTGAEVLCFGAFTPFAASCNSSSTCSSSNSVLETQVQVYHEQPSPKWICRRGGGSLHLTPSSKKKRWLTLLDGAEKEKLIVDLPGVGRSRTSSVDSKRSSVSESSRTPYFEAQFPPVAEYDAMGYLEPRPRRVPQYLQLLNHAPELLLPAFQDARGSQNQAAAAASSAGSPLAPASSSTLWPVGPYSRAAALSGGNNRNFPSGSKSVHYASVGNQQSRISSPISSMTEAANGDRGSTASSQTYGVVSVQEPVSQVPDCEGYDEHIVVHLTDLSKLKASQRKFSDQDLYSSPAQYNQRQRLSSSTLSAASDHPYSRVVDPLSNNYSFSGTASNHTSSVNCAGRDRYPSQNGSQQYSSWVKPPSVHSNRSASESSSVFEDDEGLSCTPPPYINMQNQHSGRLRGQVFPEHMLAVASYDIAQASLV; encoded by the exons ATGTTTCCAAGCCTCTTGCAGCCCACTGCAGTTTCAGTTGACTGGTTAGCAGATCGCATCTACATTGCAAGTCAGAGAAgg ATCTACAGCTGTCCGCTTGATAGGGACCGGTGTATTGTTGTTCTCAACAACCTGAAAGGCAGTCCAACTGACATTAAAGTTGATCCGGTGAATGG CTATCTCTATTACGCTATTCCTGGAAAGAACCAAGGTCTGTTCAGAGTGGATCTGGCTTCTCTTCCTGCATCCTCAACATTTCAGCCCAGTCAGATTATTGGATACGATGATCTGTGGACCTTTGTGGTGGATTTCCAAAATGCTCAGCTCTACACCCCAAATGCTTCTTCTGACACTGTCATGTCCAGCTTTCTAGATGGCTctgatataaaaaattttagagaaaaagttgtaaaaagaGAATTTCAGAACATGAGGAGTATGATGTACTATGACAGGGCATTTTTCTGGACAAATGGCACAATAGTATGGTTTGAGGAGTTTGATCCAGGCTTTACTCAGTATCGCCACAACATGATGCTTTTCTTCTACAAGTCATACTGTGGTCTTAATCTCCTTCATCCTAAGGCTCAACCAACACCTG TGCCACTGACATCACCTTCAAAAGTTGAAGTTTTGTTTACACCAAACAGAGCACAGATCACCTGGAAACCACCACAGAAACTACAATATCAAG GAGAGGGAGCATGGAATCATTGGAAATATGATATTGAAGTGAAGAGTGGAACAAAGGAGGATGGGAATTTCGTACCATACATCCAGACTGCAGAGACAGAGTTTCTGAACTATACTGCAGATGGACTTGAATATGATACAGTCTACTTTGTAAGGATCCGAGCAAAATCTGATGCTGGTACTGGTCCATGGTCATCCTattttgttggaagaacaatGGAAAAAG agtCTGTTGCTGTACATGTCCTTCTTGGGGTGCCTGGTATGATCATTGAAAAAGATCTCAACAGCTTGGCCCACTCTTCTGTGGTTAACTTCTCATCTGAAGCAAGAG aCCTTTCATGGTTTGGGGACTTGATTCTGTGGACAACAACTGGAGGggatatgtttatgtttaatcGTACTAATGGAGAGAAAACACAGCTGACTAACATCAGAAATGCTTACTGTGTGGCTTACGATTGGTtgggaaagaaaatattctggTCGGAGCCCAAACTTGGAGTG ATTCGACGATCGGATACAAAAGGGTTGTTTCCTGAGTTCGTTTACCAGGCAGAAGCCAGGGACATCTCCATTGATTCCGTGAGAGGACGTGTTTATTGGGCTACCACCAACTCCATAGACACAGCATACCTTAATGGGGAAGATCACATGGAGATTTACtctgtgcaatttttttctggcCGCCAGGTCATCAGTCTTGTCCTCAACTTTGATCTCAACAAAGTCATGTGGTATGTGAAGGGTTATGACAGTCAAGAACTTTACTTTGCTGATTTGATTGGCATTGGAGGGGGAAGCTCACAGCCAGTGCTTGTTCCAGAGAGACCTGCAGGAAGTTTTCACAGTATTTCCCA ACTTTCAGGTCTTCAGTACTATTCTCATCGCCTGTTCTGGGTAGATGGGGTCAATTCTCTTGTCGTGGGTGATCTGCAGTGTAACTATACATCTGTCGTTGCTCCTTACAACAATGTAACCAGCTTCAGCATTTTGCATCCATCAATGCAGACTTTTCCAG TTGGAAAGACAGAGGAATCAATTTTAGTTATTCCTGGAGCCATTAAATCTCGCTCCATTCGCACTGTTGGCTCATGGTCTAATTTTAACCTTACCTGGGATGCTGCAAGTACCGTCAACTATGGCACCTTGTTCTATAAGCTCTTCTTACAAATTGGACGGCAGCAAATTCACAAG ACATTAAAAGATGCTTGGTACACGGTGCAAGGAGTATCTCCATATACCCAGATGGTTGTGTCTCTACAGCCGTACACCTACTGGGGTTATGCTGAGCCAGTCACAGTGTCTGTTAGGTCACCAATGTCGA TACCCACTGAGCCGCAGTCACCACGAGTTTACGTGACACAGCCTAAAAATGCCAACATTTCTAGCCACTTGCTGGCTGCAGACTTCCGCTGGTCCTCACCACTGGTGAGCAATGGCATCCTTAGTCGCCATCTTGTCACCTACTGGCAAGGCAACCTGATGCACTTGGCTGAGACTGTGGAAGTTTCTGGCTCAGCTCGACATTTTATCCTCTCTCCACTAGAGGCATCAGAAATCTATCACTTCCAG GTAGTTGCTTGTACAGATGCAGGTTGCAGTAAAAGTTCTCAAGCTGTCTCAGCAGTCACTGATG ctGTTAAGCCAGTTCCTATGCTCATGATAGCAATGCCCACAGGAGTGTTTCTGTCAGAGTTTGACAGTGATCTCAATGCCACATTGGTATTGCCTGTAGCCTCACCTTCATCTTTGGCATACCTGGCACAGGATAATCGTACTTTCTGGATAGAAAAGCAAAGCGTGCTCCATGTCCATCAGAACTCACAGCAGAAAGAG CTTGTGGAGATGTCTGGACTGGGCTCAGACCTCAGCTTAGACTGGATTAGTCGTGTGCTGTATGTGGTGGAGAAAGAGCCTAACGAAGGGAACAGCAGCATCATGGGATATTATCTTGACCAGGACCGCTACACAACCATCATCACAAGGAATGATAGCATTGGAAGTGTTGTTTCTGATCCATACACCAG TACACTGCTGTGGACAGAAATCGACAAAGATGGTCGTGGAAGTCTCTTGGCTTTATCCTTGGACACAGGAGACATTTATGTTGTCCATAGTAGCTACCACAGGGGCAGCTTACCCAGAAAGCGAGCCACCTTTGCTTCCTGCTCATGTGTTGATCTGATGAACGTCTTGCCAGCCATTGCCATGGACTACACTACTAAAGGGCAAACAGAGGTCGTATTTATGGATGCTACAACCAACACTATATACGTTTCTGACATCGTTGGATGCAACTGCAGCATTGTGTTTTCTTCCAAAAGTAGTCCATTGGCCA GCCTTCCTGCCTCATTGCTTGCTGTAGACCACATGCGAGTGTACTGGTACAACCAGCGTGAGGAGCTGCTGTATAGTGTCAACAAAAGCACAGACAGCAAGCCACGGTTTCAGCACCTTCCAAGAGTGCAAGACATCATTGCCTTTGGCAACCACTTGCAGCCTTTGCCTG ACTCGGTCTGCCTTGAGCCTGGTGCATATGCAGGCACTGTCCAGGTGCTTCATGTTACCAATACTAGCGTCCAGCTGGGACTGGAGCGTGCCAAGCGGCCTGCACAATGTGGAAGCATCAGTCTACCTCAAGACAAGTACACTGTCTACTACAGAAAGGTTGTGGAAGCACGCGATGGCTTCGTTGACTGCAGTGCTGTACCCAGTGACTGCCTGACCAAG GAATCTTACAGTACAGAGATTGATCTGTTGGAACTTGAGCCATACACAGAGTACCTGATACAAGTGGCAGTGAGCAATTACTACACAGAATACATGGCTGAAGCTCTCAGCAAGCCCACCAATTTCACCACCAAACCTGGGG TGCCATATGCAGCAGAAGATGTTGAAGCATTTTCTGTGACtcctgaagaaataaaagtgttgtGGCGGCCTCCCAGACGACTTAGTGGACCAGCCAGCAATGTAACTTATGTAATTCACTACAATACATTAACAGACCAGGGACAGTTTATTGGGAAAACTGAGAACCTTGCCCATGATCAGGCAGTCAATGGAGCAGTTAATGCAATTTTGAGAGACTTGAAATCAAACCACATATACAATGTCAAG GTTCAAACCTGTGTAACTGGGCGAGACATGTGTAATGACAGTATTGTTGTGCATCCCCGCACATTCCACACACCTGgtcaaatcatttttataaatgccACACATGAAAAGTTAGTCTTGAAGTGGCATTCACCCCCAGACAACAGTATCATCAGACACAACTATGAATTTGTCAAG GTTCAGGAAGGTCAGGATGATAGGTGGCAACAGCGTGAAATATTTCCCATCTTCACGCAGAATGATACAGATTATGTAGAGTCCTTCCCAAATCTGGAACCAAACACTCGCTACCAGTTTCGCATCATGGCATCGTATCGAACTCGCCCATATCCACTCTATGTTTGGCCAAAAGAGCAGAATCAGttcatatttaaaacaatgg CTTGGATTCCAGGCAAGCCATCACCACCCATTGCAAGGCATCTGAAAACTGGAGCATATGAAGTCATGTGGGAAGAGCCTAAAGACAATGGAGCTTCCATTCAGTCATACATTTTACAGTTCAG TGCTGTAAACAAGTCCCCTTGGGAAATTGCCTACAATGGTAGTGAGAGGCGATGGGTGGTTGATGAGTCCCGCACCCACCCAGGTGTACAGTATGTGTTTCGGGTTGCAGCATTTAATGCCAAAGGTTGGGGACCCTATAGCCTTAACAGCACTGTCTTTCTTGCACCTCCAG CTGTTGGAAGCAGCATCCTTCGAGATGAAATGGAGGTCGGGATTGCAGTGGCtctctgtattattattgtcttcatTATCGTATTCATCATCGCTGGAATCTTCT GCTTCCGCAAACGccagataaaaaagaagaaacttcTTATACGAGGACCTGATACAGAGCTGGCCACTCTTCGAGAGCTTCCTCATTCCACTTTTCAACAAAGCAACACACTTTATGGATTGAG TATAATCCCAACAGATGAAGAGATTGCTAAGCTACCACATGTTTGTCGTGAAAAACTTGATCTGACACAGTTTCTGGGTAGTGGGGCATTTGGTGAAGTTTATGAAGGTGTTGTTCACGATGTTCTGCCTGACAGACCAGGGCCAGTTAAATGTGCTGTCAAG acaCTACGTAAAAGTGCCACAGAgctagaaaaagaagaatttttaaaggAAGCTTTGCTTATGAAGAATTTTGGTCATGACCATATTCTGGGTCTGCTGGGAGTTTGTCTGAATAATGATCCTCAGTTCATCATCATGGAGCTTATGGAAGGTGGAGACCTGCTCACTTTTCTTCGATCATCTCGAGGCAGTGCT aCATCACCTCCAAGACTTATGTTACCAGACTTGGTCAAGATATGTGTTCACGTAGCCAAAGGTTGCAACTACCTGGAGGATATGCATTATGTACACAG AGATTTGGCAGCTCGAAACTGCCTGGTGTCCACTACTGATCCTCGCAACATGGTGGTGAAAATTGGGGATTTTGGACTAGCAAGAGACATTTATAAGCATGATTACTATCGCAAGGAAGGTGAGGGTCTGCTGCCTGTGCGGTGGATGTCACCAGAATCACTTGTTGATGGGGTTTTTACTACACAGTCTGATATCTG GGCATTTGGTGTGCTGACATGGGAAGTGTTAACTTTGGGGCAGCAACCATACCCTGCTCGCACAAACATTGAAGTCCTCCACTTTGTCAGGGCAGGAGGAAAGTTGGAACGGCCGGAAAAATGTTCTGATCAAAT GTTTGCCTTAATGCAAAAGTGTTGGAGTTTCACACCAGATGACCGGCCTTGTTTCTCAGATTTGCTTCAACAGCTAGAAGAATATAGAGACCAGTGTGATGAAATGTCTGCAGCAGAGATTGCCCTATTGTCCCCAACAGGAGCAGAAG TACTGTGCTTCGGTGCCTTCACACCTTTCGCTGCCAGCTGCAACTCCAGCAGtacctgcagcagcagcaacagcgtCCTGGAGACCCAGGTTCAAGTGTATCACGAACAGCCCTCACCCAAGTGGATATGCAGGAGAG gGGGTGGGTCTCTACACCTGACTCCATCCAGCAAGAAAAAGAGGTGGCTGACCTTATTAGATGgagctgaaaaagaaaag CTGATAGTAGACTTGCCTGGAGTGGGACGGTCTCGCACCTCCTCAGTGGACTCTAAAAGATCATCAGTGTCAGAGTCATCACGGACTCCTTACTTTGAGGCACAGTTCCCTCCTGTGGCAGAATACGATGCAATGGGCTATTTGGAGCCACGTCCACGCCGAGTGCCGCAGTACCTCCAGCTGCTGAACCATGCTCCAGAACTTCTTTTGCCTGCTTTTCAGGATGCGAGGGGCAGCCAGAACCAAGCAGCTGCTGCAGCGTCTTCAGCTGGCTCTCCTCTGGCGCCTGCTTCTTCGTCAACACTTTGGCCAGTAGGACCTTACTCACGGGCAGCTGCGTTATCAGGAGGAAACAACAGGAACTTTCCCTCGGGGTCTAAAAGTGTGCATTATGCCTCTGTGGGTAACCAGCAGTCCCGGATCTCCTCCCCTATTTCCTCTATGACAGAGGCTGCAAATGGGGATAGAGGATCAACAGCTTCATCCCAGACATATGGTGTTGTGTCAGTGCAGGAACCTGTCAGCCAAGTGCCTGACTGTGAAGGTTACGATGAACATATAGTTGTTCATTTGACAGACCTCAGCAAGCTAAAGGCATCACAACGGAAATTCTCTGACCAAGACTTGTACAGCAGCCCTGCACAGTACAACCAGCGACAGCGACTTTCCTCAAGCACCTTGAGTGCAGCCTCGGATCACCCATACTCTCGTGTGGTGGACCCGCTGAGTAACAACTACAGCTTCAGTGGCACTGCCAGTAACCACACATCTTCCGTGAACTGTGCTGGCAGAGACAGATACCCCAGTCAAAATGGAAGCCAGCAGTATTCATCATGGGTCAAACCACCATCCGTGCACAGCAACCGCAGTGCCTCCGAGTCCAGTTCTGTGTTTGAAGATGATGAGGGTCTCAGCTGTACACCGCCACCTTACATCAACATGCAGAACCAGCATTCTGGGAGACTTCGGGGCCAGGTCTTTCCTGAGCACATGCTGGCAGTGGCGAGCTATGACATAGCACAAGCTAGTCTTGTTTGA